In Bacillota bacterium, a single window of DNA contains:
- a CDS encoding glutamate racemase: KTSGPEVEEAVSGYFETFKGTGIDTLVLGCTHYPVLLDTIRRYIDPGVTIVDPAVETVAEAKELLQQKGLVAESASPVYNFYTSGDPDLFAKVGTSILGWSVDKAEKAVLE, encoded by the coding sequence GGAAGACTTCCGGGCCCGAAGTGGAAGAAGCGGTGAGCGGTTATTTTGAAACATTCAAAGGTACGGGAATAGATACGTTGGTTCTTGGCTGTACGCATTATCCGGTGTTACTGGATACAATTAGGCGCTATATCGATCCCGGCGTTACTATTGTAGATCCGGCAGTAGAGACGGTGGCGGAGGCAAAGGAACTCCTTCAGCAGAAGGGACTGGTCGCTGAGAGCGCTTCTCCGGTCTACAATTTTTACACCAGCGGCGATCCCGACCTGTTCGCCAAGGTGGGGACATCGATATTAGGTTGGTCAGTTGATAAAGCAGAAAAGGCTGTTTTAGAATAG